One stretch of Dokdonia sp. Hel_I_53 DNA includes these proteins:
- the bioB gene encoding biotin synthase BioB — MTELRHDWTKDEILEIYNTPLMELLYKAASVHREHHDPNTVQVSTLLSIKTGGCPEDCGYCPQAARYHTDIEGNELMSVRQVKAQALRAKASGSSRVCMGAAWRNVKDGPEFDNVLEMVRTINKLDMEVCCTLGMVTENQAERLAEAGLYAYNHNLDTSEDYYKDVISTRAFEDRLDTISNVRKTNVTVCSGGIIGMGEEVADRAGMLVALAKLDPQPESTPINALVAVPGTPMEEIEPISIWEMIRMVATTRIVLPQTQVRLSAGRTDMSREGQAMCFFAGANSIFAGDKLLTTPNPDVNEDMKMFDLLGLTPMKPFVKKAQPETVEAVDSQVQPKGEKPKWSRPGHKIERNEAAKLAGKALK; from the coding sequence ATGACAGAATTACGACACGACTGGACTAAAGATGAGATACTAGAGATTTATAACACTCCGCTTATGGAATTGTTATATAAGGCAGCAAGTGTGCATAGGGAACATCATGATCCTAATACAGTACAAGTATCTACTTTGTTATCTATTAAAACCGGAGGGTGTCCAGAAGATTGTGGTTACTGTCCACAAGCAGCAAGGTATCATACAGATATTGAGGGGAATGAACTCATGTCTGTACGCCAAGTGAAAGCACAAGCTTTACGCGCAAAAGCGTCTGGAAGTAGCCGTGTTTGTATGGGTGCTGCATGGCGTAATGTAAAAGATGGTCCTGAGTTTGATAATGTATTAGAAATGGTACGTACCATTAATAAACTTGATATGGAAGTGTGCTGTACACTTGGTATGGTAACCGAAAATCAAGCAGAGCGTCTTGCCGAAGCTGGATTATACGCTTACAACCACAACCTAGATACTTCTGAAGATTATTATAAGGACGTTATTTCTACAAGAGCTTTTGAAGATCGTCTCGATACTATTTCAAATGTTCGAAAGACGAACGTTACAGTATGTTCTGGTGGGATCATAGGTATGGGTGAAGAAGTGGCAGACCGCGCAGGAATGCTAGTGGCACTTGCAAAATTAGACCCACAGCCAGAGAGTACACCAATTAATGCATTGGTAGCCGTACCAGGAACCCCAATGGAAGAAATAGAACCTATCTCTATCTGGGAGATGATTCGTATGGTTGCAACAACGCGTATCGTTTTACCACAAACACAGGTTAGATTGAGCGCAGGGAGAACAGATATGAGTAGAGAAGGGCAAGCAATGTGTTTCTTTGCTGGTGCAAACTCAATCTTTGCGGGTGATAAACTTCTCACGACACCTAATCCTGATGTAAATGAGGATATGAAGATGTTTGATTTACTTGGACTCACTCCAATGAAACCATTTGTGAAAAAAGCACAGCCAGAAACAGTAGAAGCAGTAGACTCTCAAGTGCAACCTAAGGGCGAAAAACCAAAATGGTCGAGACCAGGTCACAAAATCGAGCGTAACGAAGCTGCAAAATTAGCTGGGAAAGCCTTAAAATAA
- a CDS encoding methyltransferase domain-containing protein, whose amino-acid sequence MKLDRHYWNHRYQEDQTGWDLKKVSPPLKEYFDQLTDKSLKILIPGGGYSYEAQYLWEQGFKNVYVIDYSEIALNDLRNRVPAFAKAQLIQGDFFELEDSFDLIIEQTFFCALDPQLRKDYVIKMNNLLNPNGKLVGLFFDFPLTNEGPPFGGNAKLYKAYFTKYFRIEKLERAYNSAEGRQGKELFFKFLKRL is encoded by the coding sequence TTGAAATTAGATAGACACTATTGGAATCATCGGTATCAAGAGGATCAAACGGGGTGGGATCTTAAAAAAGTCTCGCCACCATTAAAAGAATATTTTGATCAGCTTACCGACAAGAGTTTAAAAATTCTAATTCCTGGTGGTGGTTATTCTTACGAAGCACAGTATTTATGGGAGCAAGGCTTTAAAAACGTCTATGTTATTGATTACTCTGAAATTGCATTAAATGATTTAAGGAATCGCGTTCCCGCTTTCGCGAAAGCGCAACTCATACAAGGTGACTTTTTTGAATTGGAAGACAGTTTTGACCTCATCATAGAACAAACATTTTTCTGCGCTCTTGATCCACAACTGAGAAAAGATTACGTAATTAAAATGAACAATCTTCTAAATCCAAATGGAAAACTTGTGGGACTTTTCTTTGATTTCCCATTAACTAATGAGGGTCCTCCTTTTGGTGGAAATGCTAAATTATATAAAGCATATTTTACCAAATATTTTAGGATTGAAAAATTAGAACGCGCTTATAATTCTGCAGAGGGCAGGCAGGGAAAGGAATTGTTTTTTAAGTTCCTTAAGCGTTTATAG
- a CDS encoding SH3 domain-containing protein, whose protein sequence is MSELLKKIIKSQSLKEDRFYLQEDGRVFERIVTAEDTFTGYYQDAGGTLYTKEGWEAEKERQYKEFEEKKRLELVSAQKERAAQVAAKKEAAANAVINRGKKKKKHYKLYGGLLAVAIMISVLVFGLWERDYTREKEAIAAEETQAEVKEEVIVFGDALITGDGVNLRFGPSTSTEIIDTFDKMGERVEVIPQDSVVPKWEKVRRENGVQGWVYDLYLKKLEE, encoded by the coding sequence ATGTCTGAATTACTTAAGAAAATCATTAAGTCACAATCTTTAAAGGAAGATCGTTTTTATCTACAAGAAGATGGTCGTGTTTTTGAACGTATTGTAACTGCTGAGGATACATTTACTGGTTACTATCAAGATGCAGGTGGGACATTATATACTAAAGAAGGTTGGGAGGCAGAGAAAGAAAGGCAATACAAGGAATTTGAAGAAAAAAAACGTCTTGAACTTGTAAGTGCTCAAAAAGAACGAGCTGCTCAGGTAGCCGCAAAAAAAGAAGCAGCGGCAAATGCTGTGATTAATCGCGGTAAGAAAAAGAAGAAACATTACAAATTATACGGAGGCTTATTGGCAGTAGCTATTATGATAAGTGTATTAGTATTTGGATTGTGGGAACGAGATTACACCCGAGAGAAAGAAGCCATTGCAGCAGAAGAGACACAGGCAGAAGTTAAAGAGGAGGTTATTGTTTTTGGTGATGCATTGATCACTGGAGATGGAGTTAACTTAAGATTTGGACCTTCTACGTCGACTGAAATCATTGACACTTTTGATAAAATGGGAGAAAGGGTTGAGGTGATCCCACAAGATAGTGTTGTGCCTAAATGGGAGAAAGTACGCAGAGAGAATGGAGTGCAGGGATGGGTCTATGATTTGTACCTTAAAAAACTAGAGGAATAA
- a CDS encoding cupin-like domain-containing protein, with the protein MQLQEIKRVSTITKKEFKKDFIKTQRPVVIEHLIDDWDAYKKWNLSYIKDVAGEKMVPLYDDRPVKHDEGFNQAHATMKMSEYIDFLKKEPTNFRIFLYNLMKEVPLLKNDFKFPKIGLRLIKQIPMLFFGGEGSKVFMHHDIDWANILHFHFEGRKRVILFPPSETEHLYKVPYSLITREDIDFDNPDYEKFPALKNARGYVCYLNHGETLYMPEGYWHFMKYETPGFSMSLRALPRSFKHLRYALYNVFYMRHFDNLMRRRKGQDWIDEKNERALQKTNKNL; encoded by the coding sequence ATGCAATTACAAGAAATCAAAAGGGTCTCCACAATTACAAAAAAGGAGTTTAAAAAAGACTTTATAAAGACCCAAAGACCAGTAGTTATTGAACACCTTATAGATGATTGGGATGCTTATAAGAAATGGAATCTGTCTTATATAAAAGATGTAGCAGGTGAGAAAATGGTGCCTTTATATGACGATAGACCTGTAAAGCATGATGAAGGTTTTAATCAAGCGCATGCTACGATGAAAATGAGCGAATACATTGACTTTCTTAAAAAGGAACCAACAAACTTCAGAATTTTTCTATATAATTTGATGAAAGAGGTTCCTTTGCTTAAAAACGATTTTAAGTTTCCAAAAATAGGGTTAAGGCTCATTAAACAAATACCGATGTTATTTTTTGGGGGTGAGGGAAGTAAGGTATTTATGCATCATGATATTGACTGGGCAAATATTTTACATTTTCATTTTGAAGGTAGGAAGAGAGTGATCCTCTTCCCTCCTAGTGAAACAGAACACTTATATAAAGTTCCGTATTCCTTAATTACAAGAGAGGATATAGACTTTGATAATCCTGACTATGAAAAGTTTCCTGCACTAAAAAATGCCAGAGGATATGTGTGCTATTTGAATCATGGGGAAACGCTGTATATGCCAGAGGGCTATTGGCACTTTATGAAATATGAAACTCCAGGTTTTAGTATGAGTCTACGTGCATTGCCACGAAGTTTTAAACATCTTCGATATGCTTTGTATAACGTTTTTTATATGCGGCATTTTGACAATCTAATGAGGCGCCGCAAGGGTCAGGATTGGATTGATGAGAAGAATGAGAGAGCTTTACAAAAAACCAACAAGAACTTATAA
- a CDS encoding DUF6646 family protein, with product MKAIYTFLLLLSFSTVFGQAYNGANDLKFQVGANLQDNGTGVVSTLDYGIGENISLGVKGIYLLGVEEFSSITPEGAFEDAEFGDRFDLRVRFNAHLGNVINVDSRFDIYPGLDLGLKNFGGHLGARFFFTEGFGLFTELNVPFAKFTQDDDFTVSERPRKQLNNQFNVSIGASFNL from the coding sequence ATGAAAGCAATATATACATTCTTGCTACTATTATCTTTTTCTACAGTATTTGGACAAGCTTATAATGGAGCAAATGATTTAAAATTTCAAGTGGGAGCAAATCTACAGGATAATGGAACAGGAGTTGTTTCTACTTTAGATTATGGTATAGGAGAAAATATTTCTCTAGGTGTTAAAGGAATTTATCTTCTTGGAGTAGAAGAGTTTAGTTCAATCACTCCAGAGGGAGCTTTTGAAGATGCAGAATTCGGTGATCGCTTTGATTTACGTGTGAGATTCAACGCTCATTTAGGTAATGTAATTAACGTAGATAGCCGCTTTGATATATATCCTGGGCTTGACTTGGGTCTTAAAAACTTTGGGGGTCACCTTGGTGCTCGCTTTTTCTTTACAGAAGGTTTTGGTCTATTTACAGAACTTAACGTACCATTTGCAAAATTTACACAAGACGATGATTTTACAGTTTCTGAAAGACCAAGAAAACAACTTAATAATCAATTCAATGTTTCTATAGGCGCAAGTTTCAATCTATAG
- the acs gene encoding acetate--CoA ligase: MSNYHIKGLEEYFQVYRKSVDNPEQFWEEIAEENFVWRKRWDEVLKWNKESHKVKWFDGAKLNITENCIDRHLYTNPDKTAILFEPNDPDESAQHITYKELHERVCKFANVLKDKGVKKGDRVCIYLPMIPELAISLLACARIGAVHSVVFAGFSATALRTRINDASCKMVITSDGSYRGAKTIDLKPIVDEALLDTPSITSVLVVKRIRSSVKMVADRDYWLQPLLEQASTDCPATIMNAEDELFILYTSGSTGMPKGMVHTTGGYMVYAAYTFKNVFQYRDQDIYWCSADIGWITGHSYIVYGPLANGATTLMYEGVPTYPDWGRFWSIIEKHQVTQFYTAPTAIRALAKEKLDFVEKYDLSSLKILGTVGEPINEEAWHWYNDNIGKKKSPIVDTWWQTETGGIMISPIPYATPTIPTFATLPLPGIQPALMDENGEELKGNQVEGRLTIKHPWPSMARTIWGNHKRYVETYFSAYKDKYFTGDGALRDATGFYRITGRVDDVIIVSGHNLGTAPIEDAINEHPAVAESAIVGFPHDIKGNALYGYVILKETGEGRDHDNLRKEINQIITERVGPIAKLDKIQFTEGLPKTRSGKIMRRILRKIASGETSKLGDISTLLNPEVVEKIIDNTIKS, encoded by the coding sequence ATGAGTAATTACCATATCAAAGGATTAGAAGAATATTTTCAAGTCTACCGAAAATCTGTAGATAATCCCGAGCAGTTCTGGGAAGAAATCGCCGAAGAAAATTTTGTGTGGCGCAAACGATGGGATGAGGTTTTAAAATGGAATAAAGAAAGTCATAAAGTTAAATGGTTTGACGGTGCGAAGCTCAACATAACAGAAAACTGTATTGATAGGCATTTATATACAAATCCAGACAAAACTGCTATTCTTTTTGAACCTAATGATCCAGACGAGTCTGCTCAACATATTACTTATAAAGAATTACACGAGCGAGTATGTAAATTTGCAAACGTATTAAAGGATAAGGGTGTTAAAAAAGGGGATCGTGTATGCATTTATTTGCCTATGATTCCAGAGCTAGCGATTTCCTTACTCGCCTGTGCTAGAATAGGAGCTGTTCATTCGGTTGTTTTTGCGGGTTTTTCTGCTACAGCATTGCGCACACGCATTAACGATGCCAGTTGCAAGATGGTGATTACAAGTGATGGCTCTTACAGAGGAGCCAAAACAATTGACCTTAAACCCATTGTAGATGAGGCTTTACTTGATACACCGAGTATTACATCTGTTCTTGTAGTCAAGCGTATACGATCATCCGTAAAAATGGTTGCAGACCGAGATTACTGGTTACAACCTTTGCTAGAACAAGCGTCTACAGATTGTCCTGCAACTATTATGAATGCAGAAGATGAGCTATTTATACTCTATACTTCTGGCTCAACGGGAATGCCAAAAGGTATGGTTCATACGACGGGGGGTTATATGGTGTATGCAGCGTACACTTTTAAAAATGTTTTTCAGTATCGTGATCAAGATATATACTGGTGTAGTGCAGATATAGGTTGGATTACTGGGCACAGTTACATCGTTTATGGACCGCTAGCAAATGGAGCTACTACACTTATGTATGAAGGTGTTCCTACCTATCCAGATTGGGGAAGATTTTGGAGCATTATTGAAAAACACCAAGTCACTCAATTTTATACTGCTCCTACTGCCATAAGAGCATTAGCAAAAGAAAAACTTGATTTTGTAGAAAAATATGATCTCTCCTCTTTGAAAATTTTAGGAACTGTAGGAGAGCCAATTAATGAAGAGGCTTGGCACTGGTACAATGATAATATTGGTAAAAAGAAAAGCCCCATTGTTGATACATGGTGGCAAACAGAAACAGGAGGAATTATGATAAGCCCTATTCCTTATGCAACACCTACTATCCCAACTTTTGCTACCTTGCCGCTCCCAGGAATACAACCAGCATTGATGGATGAAAATGGTGAGGAATTAAAAGGAAATCAAGTAGAAGGTAGACTTACAATAAAACATCCTTGGCCTAGCATGGCGAGAACCATATGGGGTAACCATAAAAGATATGTAGAAACCTATTTTTCTGCTTATAAAGATAAGTACTTTACCGGCGATGGAGCTTTGAGAGATGCTACTGGATTTTATAGAATAACTGGAAGAGTAGATGATGTAATTATCGTTTCAGGCCATAATCTAGGAACAGCTCCTATAGAAGATGCAATCAATGAACACCCTGCTGTAGCCGAAAGTGCCATTGTAGGATTTCCGCATGATATTAAAGGCAACGCCTTGTACGGTTATGTGATTTTAAAAGAGACTGGTGAAGGGCGTGATCACGACAACTTAAGAAAAGAAATCAATCAAATTATTACAGAGCGTGTGGGACCAATTGCAAAACTGGATAAAATTCAATTTACCGAAGGCTTGCCTAAAACACGATCAGGCAAAATAATGAGACGTATCTTAAGAAAAATTGCAAGTGGAGAAACAAGTAAACTAGGAGATATAAGTACATTGCTTAATCCTGAGGTAGTGGAAAAGATTATAGACAATACGATTAAATCATAA
- a CDS encoding carboxypeptidase-like regulatory domain-containing protein, with translation MTSLLKYITYFIFLLVSSSLIAQSYTATVVSAQTGEPIPYATVQLSSNSGTITNEEGVFSIGNKQLEKLKDSIFISSMGYHKLSLYPVQATDTILTLNEKFNELDNVFLTTQKLNPEEIIEKVEENLSKNYPSQYTSQKLFFRQTLSNEVNKVKVDFKKSTIKELDKELIDSIVRQIPRASEYYSESVGTLYGNYNDQKIHVAKAAKLYDKSKDVSFEGFGKRLEKIFKENVKPDSYLKIKSGWLSEKIPISEINEDDNPQDTTAGIHLKAGEDPTIQDITSSVKSGISRLYKELFFQEDSKLDFLQKSNRYEFTQTAITSMGEDIVYVLSFKPKGSKDFSGTIYVNTDDFAIMRLDFHNIKKLYGLKLFGIGYRDIVYKGTSMFTKNKNGGYALAYMELERGVEMMVDRPLTVIEKNKHVKGRRKQNELDLNIDFKITATSKSEFVVFHTAAITEEIYKSSTDSKDVEATYLSAYDPNFWEDHTVIEPNSAIQKFKVVK, from the coding sequence ATGACATCATTACTTAAATACATTACCTATTTCATATTTTTATTGGTTAGTTCTTCTCTAATTGCTCAATCTTATACGGCAACTGTTGTAAGTGCTCAAACGGGGGAACCTATTCCATATGCTACAGTTCAACTTTCATCAAATAGTGGGACGATTACAAATGAAGAGGGTGTATTCTCCATAGGAAATAAGCAGCTCGAAAAATTAAAAGACTCAATCTTTATCTCATCTATGGGGTACCATAAACTTAGTTTATATCCAGTACAGGCTACCGATACCATTTTAACATTAAATGAAAAGTTTAATGAGCTTGATAATGTCTTTTTAACAACTCAAAAATTAAATCCAGAAGAAATAATAGAAAAGGTTGAGGAAAATCTTTCTAAGAATTATCCCTCACAATATACAAGTCAAAAGCTCTTCTTTAGGCAAACATTGAGTAATGAGGTGAATAAGGTAAAAGTAGATTTTAAAAAATCTACAATAAAGGAACTTGATAAAGAACTCATAGATAGTATAGTGAGACAAATACCTCGCGCATCAGAATATTATAGTGAGTCTGTAGGGACGTTGTATGGAAACTATAATGATCAAAAAATACATGTAGCTAAAGCAGCAAAACTCTATGACAAAAGTAAGGATGTGTCTTTTGAAGGATTTGGTAAACGGTTAGAGAAAATTTTTAAAGAGAATGTTAAGCCAGATTCATATTTAAAAATTAAGTCTGGTTGGTTAAGTGAGAAAATTCCTATAAGTGAGATTAATGAGGATGATAATCCTCAAGACACAACGGCTGGTATACATTTAAAAGCTGGAGAAGACCCGACAATACAGGATATTACTTCGAGCGTAAAAAGTGGAATTAGTAGATTGTACAAAGAGCTCTTTTTTCAAGAAGATTCAAAGCTAGATTTCTTACAAAAATCAAATCGGTATGAATTTACTCAAACAGCCATCACTTCTATGGGAGAGGACATCGTATATGTATTGTCTTTTAAGCCTAAGGGCTCTAAGGATTTTTCTGGAACAATCTATGTGAATACAGATGATTTTGCCATCATGAGATTGGATTTTCATAACATCAAAAAGCTCTATGGACTAAAGCTATTTGGTATAGGGTATAGAGATATTGTTTATAAAGGCACTTCAATGTTTACAAAAAACAAAAATGGAGGATATGCACTTGCCTATATGGAATTAGAACGTGGTGTCGAGATGATGGTAGATAGACCACTTACCGTTATTGAGAAAAACAAACACGTAAAAGGACGTCGCAAGCAGAATGAACTTGATCTAAATATTGATTTTAAAATTACAGCCACTTCAAAGTCAGAATTTGTAGTCTTTCATACAGCTGCAATTACAGAAGAGATTTATAAATCCTCAACTGATAGTAAGGATGTTGAGGCCACTTACCTCTCAGCCTATGATCCTAATTTTTGGGAAGATCACACCGTAATAGAACCTAACTCAGCAATTCAAAAATTCAAGGTTGTAAAATAA
- the trxA gene encoding thioredoxin: MKSSFSEIINSETPVLVDFFADWCGPCKALTPILTSVKEELGDSVKVIKIDVDKNQPLATQYQVRGVPTMLLFKNGKQVWRQSGVLQKEELINVIKSSH, translated from the coding sequence ATGAAATCATCTTTTTCAGAAATTATAAACTCAGAAACACCGGTATTAGTTGACTTTTTTGCAGACTGGTGTGGGCCATGCAAAGCGCTTACTCCTATTCTCACATCAGTTAAAGAGGAGCTTGGTGATAGCGTAAAAGTGATAAAGATTGATGTTGATAAGAATCAGCCGCTTGCAACTCAGTATCAAGTAAGAGGAGTGCCTACCATGTTGCTCTTTAAAAATGGGAAACAAGTTTGGAGGCAATCTGGTGTGTTACAAAAAGAAGAACTCATAAACGTCATTAAATCATCACACTAA
- the recQ gene encoding DNA helicase RecQ, with product MVETQELKSLLKTNFGYDNFRPNQQEIIESVCAGNDALVIMPTGGGKSMCFQLPAVAMEGTTLVISPLIALMKDQVDALQANGIKAAYYNSTQPADEIQEVIENLDDGQLDLIYVAPESLQLLDPHLTTAKINLIAIDEAHCISSWGHDFRPAYTQLGYLKNKLPDTPLIALTATADKSTQDDIADQLGIAHAKKYISSFDRPNLYLDVRPGQKRNEQILKFLNKRPFESGIIYCLSRKSTEQLAAKLNAKGFQAKAYHAGMNAEERSKVQERFINDKTPIIVATIAFGMGIDKSNVRWVIHYNMPKNLEGYYQEIGRAGRDGLPAHTLLFYSYADTIMLRKFIENAQNADYQIAKLERMQQYAEALSCRRKVLIQYFGEYLLEDCGNCDICKNKPEYFDGTILAQKVLSGVARMQEQEAMGTVIDVLRGSQNSQVFEKGYQNIKTYGIASDVSWRDLQQYIIQMINQGLLEIRFRESGRLLLTPLANEVLFNGKKIELARLTQPKVEEVKTKKLKKPKGTLFEKLRELRSELARDANVPAYVIFSDASLKDMEDQEPTTPTAFLEISGVGQSKMEKYAADFIELIKSHVKTPKKKSGDTVYETKSLIDQGYNLEEIAEQRNLTLGTIYNHLIKLHEEGMEVDYFQFISAGEVKQINSATTKVEDPEKLKDYFNFFEEQIPYWKLRLALYVNKLEN from the coding sequence ATGGTTGAAACGCAAGAATTGAAGTCTTTATTAAAAACGAATTTTGGTTATGATAACTTTCGTCCCAACCAGCAGGAAATTATAGAATCTGTTTGTGCTGGAAATGATGCATTAGTGATTATGCCTACCGGTGGTGGTAAATCTATGTGTTTTCAATTGCCTGCAGTCGCAATGGAAGGTACAACCCTTGTCATATCTCCACTCATTGCGTTAATGAAAGATCAAGTAGATGCACTTCAAGCAAACGGAATTAAGGCTGCCTATTACAATAGTACGCAACCTGCAGATGAGATTCAAGAGGTTATAGAAAATCTTGATGATGGTCAACTAGATCTTATTTATGTTGCTCCAGAGAGTTTACAATTATTAGATCCGCATCTTACAACCGCAAAAATTAACCTTATCGCTATAGATGAAGCGCATTGTATTTCTTCTTGGGGACACGACTTTAGACCTGCATACACCCAACTAGGCTACCTAAAAAATAAATTACCTGACACTCCGCTTATAGCACTCACGGCTACTGCAGATAAGTCAACACAAGATGATATTGCAGATCAGTTAGGTATTGCGCATGCAAAAAAATATATCTCATCTTTTGACAGACCTAACTTATATCTTGATGTGCGACCTGGTCAAAAGCGTAATGAGCAAATTCTCAAATTTCTTAATAAACGACCTTTCGAAAGCGGAATCATCTATTGTCTGAGTAGAAAAAGTACCGAGCAACTTGCTGCAAAATTGAATGCCAAAGGCTTTCAAGCAAAAGCTTATCATGCTGGCATGAATGCAGAAGAACGCAGCAAAGTGCAAGAGCGCTTTATAAATGATAAAACACCCATCATCGTTGCCACCATCGCCTTCGGGATGGGGATAGATAAGAGCAATGTTCGCTGGGTAATTCACTATAACATGCCTAAAAATCTCGAAGGGTATTATCAAGAAATAGGTCGAGCTGGACGTGATGGTCTGCCTGCGCATACACTCCTTTTTTATAGCTATGCAGATACGATTATGCTACGCAAGTTTATAGAAAACGCACAAAATGCAGATTACCAAATTGCAAAGTTAGAACGCATGCAACAGTATGCAGAGGCGCTGAGTTGTAGGCGCAAAGTCCTCATTCAGTATTTTGGCGAATATCTTTTAGAAGACTGCGGAAATTGTGATATCTGTAAAAACAAACCCGAATATTTTGACGGAACCATTCTTGCTCAAAAAGTACTTTCTGGAGTTGCCAGAATGCAGGAGCAAGAAGCAATGGGTACCGTAATAGATGTGCTACGTGGTTCACAAAACTCACAAGTGTTTGAAAAAGGCTATCAAAACATAAAAACTTATGGCATCGCTAGTGATGTTTCTTGGCGTGATTTGCAACAGTACATCATACAGATGATTAATCAGGGATTGTTGGAAATACGCTTTCGCGAAAGCGGAAGATTACTTCTCACCCCACTAGCAAATGAAGTATTATTCAATGGTAAAAAGATTGAACTAGCTCGACTTACACAACCAAAAGTTGAAGAAGTCAAAACTAAAAAACTCAAAAAACCAAAAGGAACACTCTTTGAAAAGCTAAGAGAATTACGAAGCGAACTAGCGAGAGATGCAAATGTACCTGCCTATGTTATCTTTTCTGACGCAAGTCTTAAAGACATGGAAGATCAAGAACCTACCACTCCAACAGCGTTTTTAGAGATAAGCGGTGTAGGGCAATCTAAAATGGAAAAATATGCTGCAGATTTTATTGAATTGATAAAATCACACGTCAAAACACCTAAAAAGAAATCTGGAGATACTGTTTATGAAACAAAGTCTTTGATTGATCAGGGTTATAATCTAGAAGAGATTGCGGAACAACGTAATCTTACTTTAGGTACGATCTACAATCATCTTATCAAGCTGCATGAAGAAGGTATGGAAGTAGACTATTTTCAATTCATATCAGCAGGTGAGGTAAAGCAAATTAACAGTGCTACAACTAAAGTAGAAGATCCTGAAAAGCTGAAAGATTATTTCAATTTTTTCGAAGAGCAAATTCCATATTGGAAGCTTAGATTAGCATTATATGTCAACAAACTTGAAAACTAA
- a CDS encoding single-stranded DNA-binding protein encodes MNALRNKVQLIGRLGQDPEITTFPDGNKIAKFSMATDDSYKDKNGQKIERAYWHNIVVRGGLVKVVESYVQKGQEIAVEGKLTNRSWEDKDGIKRYMTEIVCNELLMLSKNN; translated from the coding sequence ATGAATGCATTACGTAACAAAGTACAGTTAATTGGTAGATTAGGTCAAGATCCAGAAATCACCACCTTTCCTGATGGCAACAAAATTGCAAAGTTCTCTATGGCCACAGATGATTCTTACAAAGACAAAAATGGTCAAAAAATAGAGCGTGCATACTGGCACAATATTGTGGTAAGAGGCGGTCTTGTAAAGGTTGTAGAAAGCTATGTACAAAAAGGACAAGAAATAGCCGTTGAAGGTAAACTCACAAACCGCTCGTGGGAAGATAAAGATGGAATCAAAAGATACATGACAGAGATCGTATGTAATGAGCTACTCATGCTAAGTAAAAACAATTAA